Part of the Falco cherrug isolate bFalChe1 chromosome 1, bFalChe1.pri, whole genome shotgun sequence genome, GAGGGtgtgagcgagcggctgtgcagggctgagctgcctgctggggttaaaccatgacacctcCCAGGGAGGCATGTGTACAGtactgctgtgctggagctggggccaGATGCCATCTCCAAAGGAGAAAGCTACTGTTCGCTCTTTCAGCAAGAAATGGCGCCTCTTTCTCAGCTACAGCAATGAGTAACTTAGGATATGTAGCATCAACAACTACAGTGTGAGTGGGTTCAGTGCAAGACAAACCAGGCACAGACACTGAAGAGCCAGCAACACTGGCTGCTGCACCCTGTGTCATGTAGCTAGAGAAGATACCATAGTCCCGGAgtcagccagcagcactgatGTGGTCTTAGACCTTTTAAAAACAGGGGTAAGCCATTTCTGAGGATAGGAGCGATTAGTCAGGGATATGACTTGCCAAGGGCAAGGGTGTATTTTCTCTTGCAGAAGATTAAAAAGAGTAACAAGCGGTGTGCTACATCCTTTtggtatttacatttttctcaaGCAAAACTGGGGTATTTCTAGAGAGAGACAAGCAAATAAGACTGGCCAGTTGTCTGGCTTCAGCCTGGGTAAATCAAGATATTAATTAACAGTTTGGGCTGGGAACCTGGTGCCAGGCAGGGCCCTGTGCCCTCAAGCGAGCTTGCAAGGCCAGGTGCTGGGAGGGCACCCTTAATTTTCCCTACAGGGCAAAATTCCTCTGGGCATCACCTTCTAGATGAGCAGGAGATGACTCTTCTCTTCCTGCTTCCGCCAGAGCTGCCTGGTGGGTGCAACACTCTTACATGTGAAAGTAAGTCCTGGAAACGGGAACGCATACACTGTATGTACCCCAACTACTGTCTCCCTCAGGGCCTGTAGATATTGCAATCCCTTGCTACGATCCAGATAAAGCTAACTTGGGCTCTTGTCTGCGTTCTGCCTGCTGGAAGCACACCTTACCCTTCTGCCAGCCTGCTGTgagctttaaattttttttctctagccaCAAACCTCCCATCCTGGGAAGGAGAATGCGTTGGGGCTGAGCCCTTTCTCTGTGGGCAGCGCAAGGTGTCCTCTCCCTCATGTTGTGCAGAGAGGCTCGTGCCCTTGCTTTGCAGCCTGTCTCCCTTTATAAACCCTCTGAAAGGGAAGGAGACCCACTGGGGAATTTTCTCccactgtttcccacagcaggctgcaaaaGGGAAGatgttctttcttctgcctcccCACCATTGGCTTTAATCCCTGGCAAAAACGGAGGGCAGTTGGGCATGTCAGCACTGTAGTCTGAGAATAGGTACCTCACTGATTTCACAGGGCTTAAGACCAGGAGACTTTAAATCAGGGGCAAGACCAAAGGGTTTGTTGCTAAACCAACTAGGCTGCAAGTGTAGAGCActtgaggaaaacaaacagtgCAGTCTCCACAGAAGGGTCAGAGGAGGAGGCTTCAGGCCAGAAAAGCAGCTCACAAGAAACACACATTTCAGAAGGGGAGTCGGAGTAGCCAACAGTATGGCACTGCACCGCCCCAGCACCATGATTCCCCTCgccagcagctctttctccaGGAaccctgcagcactgaaaggaggagagaaatcTCCAGGGATTTCACAGAGctgaatggaaaacaaatacaaaaaccCAACCGACCAAACAGAATTTGATCAACCTCTCACACGAGGCAGCGACCAGGGGAACAACTGAACAGTAACTCAGGCCACAGAAAGCAGGCACGTAAAGCCTATCTATAACACGTGATCTCAGCTAACATCATGCTAGACACTGGGGCAGGCTTAAGGTGGAATTACTTGGGATTTCTCCAAACTGTCCCTGGAGGGGGCCTACCCTCAGTGGCATTTGCTACCTGCAGCTCCGCTCCTGCAGTTAACTCCCGACCTCAGCATGGCTCTTCCATATGTGTAGGACAGCCGGGGACTTAGTCGGAGGCGAAAGCGTGTGCAGGATTTTCCCTACAGTACTTTCAGTCAGCATTTTGCCCTCTTTTATACAGTCACAGGGCTCCAATTCAGGCTTGTGACTTTCTAGTTCAAACGCAGCTTAGCTTTGATTGACCCAGTGTCATACAGACTGCTGAAATGCTATGTGAAGGTTCAGAAGCGGGTGTGGGGGATATCTGGGATGAGTCGGGATGCTGTTCATATAACAGCCAGCACACTCTCATGAACTTCCAGCAGCCACCTGTGTGGCAGCATGTCTCCTCCTGCTACCTAGCCATAAATACCTGCACTGTTTCGTAAGCTGTCCTGTGCAGCCCTTCCTAAAGTTATCTCCGGAGAGGTATCTCACAGACTAGTCACGGCTTAACCAACAAGTAGCATGCTGCATTTACATAGCAGCTCTGACTGAAGCTTTACAAGTGGGATTGTGAAGCTGCATGTCCTTAACATCACTTCATGTatgagggaaactgaggcacggaggTCTGAGGCCCCTGCTAAAGCCAATCCAAAGCGGCACCCAGCTGATCCAGTCACACAGACCCACGAAGCAGCTCCCACCTTGGCCTCGCTGCCTTGCGGAGACCCTTGGGGAAGTCatgctgtgtgtttttaaagGATGTAGTAAAGGGGAAAAGCAGGCGTTAGGGACTAGCTGGGAAAGCAACCTCTTTCTTGCCGGCTGGgcgcagccctgcccagccccttcCTCCGCTAACAAagcatttctcttttccctctggAGTCTTTTGCAACGGGAATAGAACCAGCCAGATCACGCTacttttcaaaagctgcagCCTGAATTCACACGTCTAGTAGTGCCCCACACAACCAACCTTAACTTTCAGGCACTTTCTAAATGCTGGTGTAGAATATAACAAATCCGTGGGTTTCATTTAACGGCAAGTAGCGACGATTTGTACCCAGGGGCTCCCATCAGTCCAGGCTCCTTGCAGACgtgaggctgggctgggaggatgTGTACACACATTTTTTCAGAGGCAGCAGTAACATGAGGACTCCAACCCTGATTTTAGGCAGGGATCACTTAACAAAAAGCAGCCACCTCGCTGCAGGCACAGAGCCACACTTGAGCTCCCGGGATAAGAGCCAACATACACTGCGTAGCGGCTAGAAGAGCTTACAGTAAGGATTTCTAGGATTACGCAGAAGCAAACAATCACTAGCTTTTAAAATCATACACATACTGCCTGCAAAGAACAATATCAGTAGAGATCTCCCGCTTCCCACTTTAAATGGCTGGGAAAGCTCCAGCCCCGAACAGCTGCAATTGATCCCCTTCTTCACCCCCCTCCGTCATGTGATGGTCCTGCCCAAGTGATTTAAGCTGCGGGAGCTCAGCGCTGAGTCACTCCGGTTTGTGGAACAGGGGCTCAGGGGTGTCCTGCCcggtggggctggtggcagcagcatggAGCAAGTGAGTGCCTTCTTCAAACTGGACTGGTGTGCCAAGCAGGACTAGGGTTTGGCTGGGTGTGGGGTTTGGGCTTGGTGCCAGAGGTAGGAGGAGAAAAGGATTAGCTGGGAGGAAGCGCTAGATTTATACGTGGTTGGGGGAGGAATAGTGAGGGCTGACCACCCGTTTTttgtctcctcctcttctctagCCTGTTACCCGAGTGGGGAAGTTGTTCTAATGCATGTGTATATCCTCGAGTATCCCAAACGTCTGGGACTATTTGCAACAGTTTGAACAACctttatacctttttttcctgaaactttgTATTTCCCTTCTGGAAAAGTGCCTTTTGGGTACAGGGCTGGGCTAACTCTTAATGGGACAGCATTAATGGGAAGCAGGCTGGTGTTCTATTGtaacctgtcccagacccctGACTTCTTCTTGAAAGACCACCTGGGCACTGAGATTGTTCcaggctgtgccccagcagaagcagagccagAAGGCAAGGCTGGTGTCGCAACAATAAGTGGTTTAGTGACCGGGGGAAATCTGACCTCAGCAGTCTGTGCcttggcagagcagggagcaggcatGAGGACAGGTACCACTGGGGCAGGCCGGCAGACCTAGGGGGTactgggctctgcagcagcctgcaggtgCTGGGCACAGGCCTGCACAAGCCAGGTAAGAACCACCCCAATTAAACAACATAAGTAATTTGAAATTAGTCTCCCTGCTTCATCTGGCACATGGTTCCGAGTGGAGCTCAGCGTTGCTGCGCTTGGGCCTGGAGGACAGGCAGCAAAGCATGATTTGAGGTACACCTGACCTCACTAAACAACGTCTCCCTCTTAGCTGTGGGAGGCTAGTGACGTTAGTGCTGCTTTGGGGCTGTGTGGCAGTGGGAGTAAGTTGGTTCTGAGGAAAGGGTCAAGCCCCCCTCTCTCAGTGGAGTTTCCCTGGGAGGCGCTGTGTGTTCTGCTTTAACGGGCTGCAGCCAGAAGCAGGCTTCTCTGAGCCTTGTCTGTCTGCGTAGCCTGCTTTGAGACAAGAAACCTTTTTGGTGGCTCCTGTTACTTGGAGACCTACCTAGGGAAGGGGGGAGACCTagtgttaaaaaagaaaaaagctttgtgACTAACAAGCCTATGGTAATGGCTGATTGGCAGATGCAAGCTGGCCTGCAAGGGTGCCTTCTGTGGCAGCTGATTAATCAGTACCTGTACCCTGCTCTTGTTACACTGGCTCAAATCGCCTCATTGTCAGCTTACGTTCCATAGTGGGTGGGAGATGCCAGTGAGGTGGCAGCTGTGGCCTAGGATTCTCTGGCAGAGGGTTGGGACAGGCAGCTGGCCTGACTCAGCCCTTCCTCTAGCATGAAGCCGCCAACATGTTTGAGTCTTCCAGAGCTGGTCTGTGCCGTAGCCCGAGCAGAGTGCTAGGCTTGCCTTGGGAGGGACTAACTCCTGCGGTTTGGCCCTGCAGGGACTGGTCGTTACTCAGCTGGACATCCAGCCCGGGGAGTGCATCAAGGTCAAAGGGAAGATCCTGTCTGATGCTAAAGGGTGAGTAAGGGGATGGTGGATGGATTGATACTTGAAGCCAAATACGTGGCTTTTTGGCCTTTGCGAACTTGATgctatgcaaaagaaaatgagaaaaaaaagaaacctggaCACTGGTTGCAGTGGGAACGGCTGTTTCCTGCCCTGGGTGAGCCTATGTGTGGTTTCTTGCTTGTGAGACGAACTAATTCTCCTTTACCCAGTGGAAGACTTGCTACGTATGGCAACCTGAACCTTTGGTAGCGCTTGGCTGTTACTAAGCAGTTGGAACTGGCTTGGCACTGGATAGCCTGAGCTCCTGCTGTATTCAGCTTGTCAGCACTGGGTAGCTGAGGCTCCTGCACCAGCACTGCCTCTCTGTTTCCCCAGGTTTGCTGTGAACGTGGGAAAGGACAGCAGCACCCTCATGCTGCATTTCAACCCTCGCTTCAACTGCCACGGGGATGTCAACACCGTTGTATGCAATTCTAAGGAGGATGGCACCTGGGGTGAAGAGGACAGGAAGGCTGACTTTCCCTTCCAGCAAGGTGACAAAATCGAGGTGAGGTCCTGGTACAGAGCACCAAGGGGCCCAGGGTATGGCTTTATAATGCTGCCTTGTACATCTGTGGTGAAGGAGCAGGTGTGGAAACAGGAATAATCAATAGGGGAAGAGTCTCACAACTAAAACCAGCTGTCTAGACCTGCTCTGCTCAAGTCAATGACCAACAGCTCAGATGTGTTAAGTGCTCTGCTCTGGCCTTCCTTTGCAAGCCAACAAGTATGAGCAATTAAAATGCTGACCCGAGATTCAGACCAGGTCTGCCTCATCCCTTTGTTGCAGAAGCTTGGAGCTGGCCTTGGGACATCACAAAGGAGCTTCCTCCCCTCTGTGGCtttgctgggcagggaggagacTGAGCTAGTGAGCATGGCCTTGACACCAGCAGCCATTTTGCCTGTACCACACCCAGACTGGAGGTAGTGGGGAGGGAGGCTTGTGAGCTGTGATGTGTTAGCCTTCCTTCTTCTGGCTCTCCACAGATTTGCATTTCCTACAATGAAATGGAAGCAACGGTGAAGGTGCCCGAGGCAGAGTTCCAGTTTCCTAATCGGCTGGGCATGGAGAAAATTGAATACCTGGCTGTGGAGGGTGACTTTAAAGTTAAAGCCATTAAGTTCAGCAATGAGCTATagcttggtttgttttgtgttctcCCCTGTGCTTAGTGAAATAAACCCAAACTTGCAAtggctgcttcctctgctgttttctgctctaATCTGCTTGCTCCTGTGTGCGCTACAGGGGTGGGCATGGGAAGGGTTGTGTGTCAATCTGTGTGCCTACTTACACTGCAGCCTTGCAGCTGGTACAGAGTTAGACCATGTGCCAGGCAAAGCATGATTTACTGTGAGTAAAGCTACTGTAGCAGTAGTTGCTCCCTTGACCCTGTTTGCTGCAGTGAGTGGTCACTGGCTATTTGGTTTCTAAACTCTGGGACTAGTCCCAGCTGGGGAATAAAACTCAAATAAGTGAATGCTGGGCACCTGTTGTGCCATCTCTGACCAAAAAGTGCTGATCGCATCCCCTTGCTGAGGGTGAGGGACTGACAGGGAACAGGGCATAGCTTGTGCTCTtgcaaacagctttgcttttcaagaACATGCTCGGCAGTTGAGTGTGGTGTAGGCTGGCACAAAAAGGAGTAGAGCAGGCAAGTCAGACTAACTGTACTTGCCAGGGGAAAAGACTGGAAGGTGAAGCCTGTCAGTGCTTAGGTGTGAGGTCTTTGATGATCCAGTCAGTCTGTGCTGCTTCACGAACTGATGTTTTGATGCTGTCAGAGACCCGGTATCATTTTGTACCATGGAGCTGGTGGCTTAGCAACATCTCAGGTATAGGTGATGAGCCAGGTAGTAGCCCAACACCTGGCTGCTAAGCTCCAGCTGAGGGCTGTATTCAACAAGGCTACTAGAGGTATTAACTCCTGAGTGCACCAAGCACAACTAGTTGCACTTAggcagacaaaaaagaaaaaagcttagCAGTCTCCTCTGCTTACAACCTCTTTGCTCTGCTTGTGCAATGCCTTGGAGTGTGTCTGCTACTGCTattccccagctgcctgctagCCATGCCTATCCATGACAGGGCTGGAggtggggctgctgcagcatttcagGATCTGATAAAAGGTAAAGAAGTCCTGCCTGCTGTGGAGAGTTGGGAGCCTGGGCAGGTTGCCCAGGTTAGGGTGCTGGCTCTGTGACTGCTGAAGCTACAGCAGTGCTGCCCCAGAGCAGTTCAGCTGGTAACTGACTGCTAGTGAGGTCTTCCCTTAGCCGGTGCTGCTGAAGTGGTGGAATTTGACTCCTGTTGGCTAATCTCTCTCAGAAGGGCTGTTCTAGACTAGGGCTGCATTTGCTGCACCTTTGaacagctgagcagctgggcCAGCTGCTTGGGTAGTGGCAATACCACTCTGCACAGTACCTCGGCCATTTGAAGATTTTTATGGAGAAGCTGACAGGCTGCAAGCCTGTTGCCTTCTGGCCAGCACGATTGGTGCACAGCTGTAATACTGTTCAGATCTGTACTGCAGCAGGTGCCGGAGGGCTGGGTATGCCCGTGAGTGATGGGGGGTGGATTTTCTTTGGAGGGCAGACCCTCTTGTTCTACTGAtgtccttttctctctgctgtttgaTAACCCTCATTATGGAGGCCttgcagctctgccagaagGGCATGAGTTGCAGCTGTGTCTTGCCAGGCAGCCTTTGGGCACAGACATGGTGACTGTGGATAGTCAGGGCTCTTCCTCTTTGCTCTCCCAAGCTGATGCAGCTAATGACAGTAAGGGACCTGGTGTGCAAATAAGCAGGAGGCTTTCTGGgcacctgccctgctggggaggggtgtgtgtgtgtctggggaACACACCAAAGGGCTCTGCTGCAGTACCAGTGTTCAGCAAAAGTTTCTGCTCTGCACCTACTAGAAGGGTGGGCAAGGGGTTGCTGCAACCTACCTCCTGTGTGGGAGAAGGACAGATGCGCCCtgcatggcagggggctggctgcaggactATCTCATTTGACACCAACAAGGGCACAGATAATAGTGCTTATAATTCCTGTTCTGCATATACTGTGTTATTTACAGTATAGGATGTTTTTACTAGGCAAAGGATAAGACCAGTCTTGCTGATGCTTTGCCTCATCAAGtaagtcttgattttttttttgaaggctgTTGGtacttggggtggggggttggggaAAAGGGGATGGCCTTTGTCTTGTTTTCCCCTCTATCCCTGTGTTACATTAGCTGCCTGAAGGTAAGCTAAGTGATGAAGCATACAAGTGCTTTAAAGTTAAACGAGACTTTATGTTGCAGAGGCACAGGAGAGCTTACAGCTGGTCCCTTTGCTGTCCCTGTTCCTGGCTGCCCTGATTAAATGAGCTTTATGTCTCTCGGCACTGACAAAAACAATGCTGATGTCGTTTTTGCCTGTTAAGCTGGCAGTCCTGATTTCTAGGTAGGTTAGCTACAAGTGTCCCTGACTGCTATGCTCAGGCTACAAACAGTGCCTTCCTGGGGGCTACCCCTTTCTCGTACTTTCCAAAGAGTTAATTTTGGCTTATTCTGCTTTCTAATGCTGGCAGCTCCCACTAAGGAGACCACAAAACAGGAGAAAGGGTAGGAAGGAAGCATGCCTTTGCCAGCTCTTCCTGcctcttcagttttgttctcCCGTGTCCCAGAGCCATAAATAATCCTGTTCCTATAAGTAAGACCGGTAAACAGGCAGAGTAAATGCGAAGTACCCTGGCTGGCTCCTAGACTGATGACAAGACTTTGGCTAGAGCAATCGGGAAAGCAAGAATGCTatgccctgctgcaggcagagggtcACAGTGAATGTAAAAGCAGGGCTTGTCCCTGCCGTGTATGCTTTCCTGGAAGTGCAAAGTGAACTCAGCTTGTCAGTACCTCTGTGAAGACCCTGAGCCCTGCTTGCTTTGGGGAGGAGCAGAAAGCACCACAGCATGACCTAACAgtgtggggtttattttttatttatttaaatcctGCATCATGTGTAGTCAGTCTTGCAGTGCAGCAACACATCCTGACAGGAGCCGACAGCCTACAGGAAGAATCTGCCCCTTGGTTGCCCGAACACTGAGACTGAAGTGGTGGTGGAGGAAACAATACTGATCCCTGTTGAGAGGGATGCATTTGCTAAATCCTGCAAGTCTGCTGATCTGTACTCTGCCTCCATCCCTGGCTATTCACGAGGAATCAAAGCTCTACCACTTGATTTCCTTACAGGGTCATGGCAGGGAAAATTGGACCTTGAAAACCCTGCAAAATAGCTGCAAGCCTTTGTGTTACAACATGGAGATTTAGATGGGGTactaagaaaaatttcttcagggtggtcaagcactagaacaggctgcccagggatgtggttgagtcaccatccctggaggtatttagaagaTGTGTACATGTGGAacctggggacatggggtcGAGTTAGTAATATTAGGATAATgattggactcaatgatcttaagggtcttttccaacctaaatgattctatgaacacAAATTAAGTGATGTATGTTAACACCTCATGTCTAGGAAGAGTAGAACAAATACCCAGTTGAAGAAGAGATTAATTTGGAAACAGTAGATGTGACAGGAATTAAAATCTCATGCAAGACCTAGAAGAACAGTGATGGCTAAGACAGACCAGCAGCTTTGTCTCCTCAAAAAATAACTTCTCCCTAAGCAATTCACATTGACTTCACTTGACAGAAATAGGCCATCCAAATGACTCTGTAGCAACACAAGCATGCCACACTGTTCAGCACAGTCTCAAAAGACAGTTGCAGGACACTGTGCACCTAGAAACTGTGCATGGTGTATGTGCAGCATGTAGGAGAGTGCTAGGGAAGCTGACGGGCAATCCAGATAGTGGTGGAGCATGGGAAGCCGGCTGGGTCACTTACCACTGGAATTTACAAGCAAAATGGTGCAAGACAACTTATTCTCAACAGTGGATATAAGAGACTAACTGACATCTGTTGTACAAAATGAAAAGGTGATCACCAGCCAGCTTTGCAAGAGCTCTCTGTGCTGGTAGTTGTCTTCGTTTGTCTCCTCACCTCCCACTCCTTGGTCTCAGCTTCAACATTTACAAACCAAAGGGAACTTCTGTCGCTTACTTTCAGAAAGCCAGCTTCAAACCATAAGCTGCATTATCTGATAactgctgcccaccccaccccacctcaccTTCTGGTGCAGAGCATGGAAAACCTTAACCACGCAATTCCCCTTTGCTGTAGCATGAGggaggctgggtgctgctggctcaggcTCCTAGTAcagactgtggtgagctgtCTGTGAGCAGAAGCCAGGGGATGAGGGCAAGTCCTGTCACGCAGCTGGGGACACCACTGGGCCTGCAAGCCATACTGAGATCCCCCAGATGTGTGCACCACCATGCTCACACACGCTGGGGCCCTCCCTCTGAGGACATCCCTGTGGAAACCAACCCCCCAATGCACCTGCTTTCCAAGAAAAACTGGGATGTTCTTCCCCCTCAACCCCAACCCGGCTGCTCCACAGGAGACCCAGGCTGAAAAGCCTTCCTAcgtgagggaaaaaaaaaagtataaaaatatctGATCTACTCACATTTTCTCAGCAGGCTTCAGGCTGAGGTGTGGGTCCTCCTGGCCGGCTGTCCCTCCTTAGCCCTGATGACTACACAGGTGCTAGCTGTATAAAACACACCTGGAGGGGGGGCAGCAAGCCCTGCTATAATTTTTAGCGGTTTTGGTGAGGGTTGGGTGCTGGGATGTGTCCCCCCTGGTGTTCCCTCTGCTGCGCAGAGCTCCCTTCAGCAGTGTGATGTAAAATGGCTCCTTCGTGAGGTAAAATGGCGCCCGCCACAAAACCAGCTGGGGGAGCCAGAAGAAACCTCTGCATAAAGCTACTTTCTCCTCCAAAACCTCCTGCAGTAGCTTCTAATTTTCAAAAGCCATCCTTTCTAGTCTTGCCTGGATCCTTTTTTTAGACACAGCCTTATTTTAGCTCAGCAAAACACCTGTGGCACGACAAGCTCTGCAAAAGCGGGTCCCTGGTGAGCGGTTTCCTCAGAATTTGGTCATGCCTTGACCAGCTTTTATTCTCCCCAGCTGAACtatgtgggggtttttattattatttattttttcattttcgTCCTAAAAATTCACTCAGTGCTAAAACAAACATGAACAGAAGTACTGCTGGCTTTCCTTGTTTAATTTGAAGGCTATCTGCTCACAGAGCAGAAAGACATGGTCTCAAGCTGCaaatcacagaggaaaaagctgcCCGGCTCACAGGTACCatattttctttacagtgtAGC contains:
- the LOC102054380 gene encoding 16 kDa beta-galactoside-binding lectin produces the protein MEQGLVVTQLDIQPGECIKVKGKILSDAKGFAVNVGKDSSTLMLHFNPRFNCHGDVNTVVCNSKEDGTWGEEDRKADFPFQQGDKIEICISYNEMEATVKVPEAEFQFPNRLGMEKIEYLAVEGDFKVKAIKFSNEL